The genomic DNA gttgttcgattaatatcatcaccgttacatgctaagggtaataacaataactattgaatgcagtagtaatgaagttatgacctcatgtgtgtttaatattgttaattcaagtgttaatttaagtgtttaattctcgtagtaataattagttaatcaaccttaagtgttattgtcttgacattgagaagtaatcatacattggtgagtaagtgttaattgaacataattagtcagagtctctgtgggaacgaactagaaatcattctatattacttgcgaacgcgtatacttgcgtgaatcATTAGcacatgctttgtgcctaacagaGACCCCTCCAAGTTATAAACTTTCGCCATTTGATATAGCATACTCCATTGCATATTGACGAAAACCCTATCTAACTGAATTTCGATCCAGTTCTCAGTACTTTTTCCCCGTTCCCAAGTATATTGATGCCCGATAATATCAAGATCGTGTAGCTCAACATCCAATAAACACTCATTGAAGCCTTCAATTAAATTATTAGGATAAGCTGCTCCTCTTTTATCATCCTGAGAAGTTACATTATTGAAGTCCCCAATCAAACACCAGGGTAAATTGGCATCACGGGATAAGTTGCGCAAAAGCTCCCAGGTTTTAAATCTTTGAGTTCTTGATGGTTCCCCATATATACCTATCAGCCGCCACTCCTTGTTGTCCCCCATGTTTATCAAAATATCTATGTGGTTTTTAGAAAAACTTAGCAGCGTGACCTTCTCCGCATCTTGCCAAAACATGGCTATACCCCCACTCTTTTCTTGAGGTTCAACTGCGATGAACCCTTCAAAATTCAATTTACTACAAAGCTCTTCCATCTTCTTATAACCACTGATTATTTCTCTCAGAAAAAAAAGATGGTTTCTCTAACTGGGTTACGTCTTTAGGGAACTGAACTTTTTCAGGTGAACTCATGCCCTGGCAGTTCCAAGCTAAAGCATTCATAGTGAATGGCGGAGTTGCAGTGCAACACCCGCCGATAACTCGTTTTTTGAACTCTGTGCCTCTCCCTCTTGTGTTTCCATGTCAGTAAACTCAAGATTGTAATAATTCATATAAATGGATATGAAGAGAAGAAATAAGGCTAATGATTGGAGATAGGTTAAAACAGAATACGAAGAAGTGACTTTTACTTCACAGAACCTCACATGTTAGATGACAAGACGAAAACCTTAATTAGGGTAAACTTAATTTAGGGCAAAACCATAACAACTCAACATCTAAACTACCTGTTATAATTAGTGCAACTTACAGTATTAAACCGATCAGATAGTTTAATCTACATAGACAAACACTATATATAGAGAGAGAAAGGGCGAGGGAGGGAGGGAGCGTGGGGAGGGAGGTACTTACGGATCAATATATGTAAGTAATTAATTTAGGGAATTGCAAACTAAAAATTTCAATATTATAATGCTAACAAATACTAGTAacatttaatatatatatatatatatatattatattttataaattacgATTCATAGAAGGGGTATTTTCAAAATTACTATTAGTATAGTAAAATTTTGCAGTTTTACTGCTACTTTTAGAATTTGTTTTCAAATGTACGATTTTCCTGTTATTAATTAAAAAAGACGTTCTTATCTTTAACTAATTAAAGTTAGGTGTTTGAATTGTTAAAAAACTGAATATTCATTGATTAGCGGTGCAAAATTTCAATTTTTATCGAATTGTGAATCATAGCCTCTAAATAATATCATCATAATTATATTCGTCAATTGTTCTTTGTGTTTATTCACCTGAATCTAAATAGATAATAATGCTTAATAGTAGACTCTACAATACTCTCCAAATTGAGGTATTGTAATTAATAACTCGTATATTAACAATCATATGTTTAGATCTACTATTATTAAAAATACACATTTTAAATGTTTATTGAATTGTTTGATTAAAAATTTGTGTAAATTTGGTTGTTTTAATTATAAAAGATGTTACGGATTCTAAACTTGTAACATATTGTAAGTTTGTTACTGATATCGCATAATTGATATTGCATTATTGATTTACCTATTTTAATTGTCTGGAGTTGTGAATAAGGTTCCAAGGAATTAATTGGcttaaatttttttatgaatgacatttttgatttttttaatgtCAAGTATACTAGTTTTTCAATTGAGATCATAGCTAGTTGTGTTGCCTTCTTTTTAGTCTTCGTTGGTTGCGAAAAAGGTTTTGAAAGGTGAATTGACTTTAATGTCTATGATACGACAATTTTGATATTTTTTGATTGTTTTATGCACTATAGCTTTGCAATTGCGATCAAAACTAGTCGCGCTGTGTTTTTTTAATCCCCGTTAATTGCAAATAAGGTTTTGTGAGGTGAATTAGATTAAATTTCTGAGATATAACAATTTTGATCtcttttttttttatcgtaggaaACCCGCAGCTGCTATCCTTTGGGTacgcactgggtaaaccccacgggctcacgcaataacctgcaaaccacgtgaaccaaggtaaaccgcgtTTAAGCGATATGCTCTGGCTCAtgagacataatcataaattctcctcacGTAGGATTCGAACCTGggaccaagaggatagttattcCCTTTTaaaccaactgagccaacccttgcgggtaCAATTTTGATCTTTTTTGAATGTCTTTGCACTAGTTTTATAATTAAGATCAAAACTAGTTAGTGTTGCCTTTTTTTTAGTCCCAGTTAGTTGCGAATAAGGTTTCGAGTGACGAATTGGATTGAATTGTTGTGCGATTGGACTGTTAAAGTTTTTTAAATGTTCTCAGTACTAGTTTTGAAATTGAGATCATCTAGTTGGATTGCGTGGTTTTTGGTTGATGTTAGTTATGAATGAGGTTTTGAAGCATGAACTTGTTGGAATTGCTATGCTATAGGAGTTTGATTTTCTTTTAATATTCGCTGCTCTATTTTTACAATTGAGATCAACCGGTTGCATTTAGATATTTTTAGTTTTTTGTTAGTCTCCGATGAGGTTTTATAGTATATATTGTCTGAAATTGTTATGTTATATCAGTTTTTAAATCTTTTTGAATGTTCTCAGCACTAGTTTTGCAAATGAGCTCGCCTAGTTGCACTGTGTTGCAGGATAATTTACAATcataataaaagaaaaaagaTGTAGCATCAAACTCGCTAATGACAACATGGTGgaagtaaataaaaatattattgcAGATTACATGGATTATACTGAAATAGTTTCTAGAGAGATGGTAGAAATATCGGCTGAGGCAAATACAAAAGATGAAGTTGTAGAAATTAACTAAGACATGGTAATGTCCAAGGCAAATATAATTTATCTTGGAGATTTAAAGAAAAAGCGTTAAAAATGGTGATATGAATGAAACTGAATCGTATAGAGAGTTTTATCCATATTTGTTTATGTTATACTCTACGAATTTGGGATCAACAGGTGAATTCAAGTTAAATGGGAATAGACGTTCTTTATGCGTTCTTGTAGCACTAAATGCCCTAAAAAGGGTGGGCTTATTGTATGTCTATCATTGTTGTACATTGAGATATGTTATTGGTTGTAGTAATCCAAGATGTTGCGAAAATCTTTCCACTAGCATTTTGTATAGTTGATTCAAAGAAATTTCAAATGCAATTATAGGCGCAACTCAAAAAAAATTCCATACTCTAAATCCTATATGCAACTACATGTGCCACACAAATAAATCTTAAATGAAACTGGAAACCTCAACTGCAACCATATTTGTAACTCAAAGAAACTCAAAATGTAAATATAGGATCGTCTTGCGTTTTTCCCGTTTTTTTAACCTTTTCATGAAACACGCTGCAATAAGTCTCGTTTTGAAGAAAAAGACCCAACATAGTGTTATGTTCTAATCTAAACACAACATACATTAACGTTTAAtgattattttttaatttatgtTTTACTTTTACTCAGAACACTATATACTATTGTGATTTCAAACTTAAAATGTTATTTTAAGGGGTATTCTATTCAGAACTAAAATATTATCTTAAATGAAATATTAAAGGATAATatttcaaaacatatatataatattattgtCCCAATATTATTAAAACCAAAATTGAGAATTGGTGAATTCTAAAATATTAAGAAATGTTAAATTAAGTTCCAAGATTAAATTAGAGTTTGTTTCTTAGATTAGAGCGGGGTTCCTAAGATTTAGGGCCCCTAGATTAAATTAGGATTCAGGCTCTAGAGGTTAGGGCCTATCCTAAACCCTAAATCAttgttttttatatttatttattttctaaacGATTCCAAATCTCAAACGGAGAATTGTTTAAccataaaatattaaaaaatattgaattagggccatgtttgaattataaaaaatttatttttaaattttaatatttttaaaatacgACTAAGTAGGATTTTGCAACAAAGTGCGACTAAAATAAAGTACAATGCAACTCAAAGAAACCTAAAATGTGACTAAAGCTGCAACTCAGAGGAATCCAAAATGCAACTATAGGTACAACTCAAAtaaatcccaaactctaaatctTGCATGTACAACTCAAATAAACCTCAATTGCAACTAGATGCCTCAAATGCAACTATATTTGTAACTCAAAAAAACCCACTCTCTAAATTCTATGCAGCTGCATGAGAAACTCAAATAAATCTCAACTGCAACTAGTAACCTCAATTACAACTCAAAGAAACTCAAATGCAACTGTAAACCTTAAAAATAAATTCATTTGCAACCAAAAGAAAGTGACTAAAAGTAACTAAATTTGAACTGAAATAAACCAAAAATATAACTAAATATAACAAAAATCAAGTATaagtaaaaatatataaaaaagtTTATTACCAACTAAAAGCAACAAAAAATGTAGATAAAAGTAATCAAACATGACCGTTTCAAAGATTTTATATGGTCTTCCTACTAAAAAGAACTAAAAGCAACTATAGTTGCAACTCAAAGAAACCATTAATGCAACTAATTATAGCAAAATTCaacataaagaaaatttaaaTGCAGATAAGGACAACATAAAGTACTCTGTATTCCCATAAAAAGCCTGTTTGGGTAATCTTATTATATGTTACTCTTTACTTATTTTAGATAAGTGACAATATGTAATAAGTAAATGATGACATATAGATTAATAACGGGTGTTTGGATGATTTACTAATAAGTTAAAGTGTTTGATAAATTTTCTTATaagttaataaaaaaattataaataatatattaaaattaaattaaatagtgttcttatataataaaattttaaaaaatacaaGTACTCTGCCTCCAAATAGCTATCAAAATTATTTACAGCCTTGTACTTTGTAGACTTCCGGAAAATTTTAAAGAATGAACTAGGGAGACAACTACAAGTTACAAATAATTCCCAACTTGCTTCTAACTCTGTAACAAAATACAAATGTTGCGCTTTTCCAAATAGAGTATATACAGATTTACAATGCAGATTTACTAAGCactaaaaataaattttaattacaaaacttgacatgaattatgtgtgtatatttattatatatacatacgcataaACATGTCCAGCCAAAAACATAGAAATCAAGCACATACATCAGTACATTTAGAACCAAAATTTGTAGAGTTTGACAAAGACGAAATTAGAAGAAACTGAGacgattttttttattaaaagaCAATAGCAGGAGATAATTAGAGAGAAGGGCGCTAAGAAAGAATTAGGGATGAACGGGGAGAAACGATAAGTGAAATGAAAAAGTACCTCTTAATCTACTTTTACTTATGGGCTCAATAAGTTGTTAAAATTCCAGATCTCATAGTTAGCCAAATAATCAGAGTTAAGTACAAATGGGTTTTCCCCCATAAGTGCAACTTAACGGATTTAACAAACATACACAAAATTGCCAATAGTTTAAACAATTTTACAGGGTAACCATATGTGACATAAAGTCAAAATCTAAGTATAATTAAGTCTAAGTCGGTTTAGAATTTCACTAGAAAGGAAAAAGGCCATCACTTGCGCCCATTTATAACataaaatcaaaattcaagtaCAATTAAGTCCAAGTCAATATAGAAGTTTGACCAGAAATGACAAGGGCCATCACCTGCAAACAACTTTTTTTGTTTTCTGTCGAATTATTTGATTTCACTTGTGAATCTtctgttttctttctttttttcttgtAAAAATCTCTCTCATTTTTTGAGAAGAcctcttctttctttttttcttgtAACAATTATGTACAACACCATGATCAACATACTGAGGCTCACTATCATACCCATAATTTTGATTTTCCATTGAATatgaataaaattaaaaatcaatgCTACATATGTGTTCAAGGTCAAAAGTTTCTTTAGAAAAATATTTCCGCATGACAAAGTACTCAACAATTGAGAGCATATATGTTTCACTCTATCTGCATTACATAATAAGAAGCCACTTAACAAATTAACTAAGATATGATGAATataaaatatcataaaaataataaattttagcATAATTAATTTGTACAAACACGCATTGGCATTGCACGAGGGTAGTCATTGAACACAACCGACCTGAAgcaattgatctttgaattttaTGAATACCACTTGGATGAAAAAGTTAATATCAATTCTCGAATAAAACTCAATGAGAAGTAAATAGTGAGGTAACAGTTTACAAAATAGTAGAAGTGATTTTTTAACAAGTAGTTCAACATCATAAATGGCCAAtgtattaaaaatatttatcgcCCTATCATCAAGTTTAAAGTTGTAAGAAGCCGGTGTTTTTTTCAGGCAACCAAATCGGAAACAACACAAAATCAACCAAGCACCAAGAAGAATTACAAGACATTCCACGTCCCCTGATAAAAACTCTAATGTCTTGTTTTAAACTAAATATGGATTCAATATTATCAGATCGTGCAAATTTTGCCAACACAGCAACAAGTTTCTTCTGAAACTTGGAATCAGTCGAAGTCAATCTCATTTCACATTTAGGATTAACTTTGACACCATCCTTATATAATGGAAAAATATATCAACATGCTGCAAAGTAGAATTTACAAGAAtctataatcaaccatgtaaaaTTGTTATGAAAAATAATAGTCATAAATCATAaacaaatttaaattttaaaaacccaAAATTGATTTTTATGACAGTAACAATTACTGAGTTTGAGAGGCTATTTATATCAGACTCTAAAGTGTGGAAtcatatttttttcatatatcaacTCATTGCCAAATAAAATTTGGACCTAATAATAAGTGCATCAAGATTAATTTACATACAAGTAATTAAGttaaaacaaaaagaaaagaatttttttGTTCACTTGTTCTTGTCCACGAGAACTCAATTTACATATATACTGACACAAACATATAACAAAAAACATAATAATATCACAACATATTTAATGATAATAAAATTTTAgagtttatatgtgtatatataacATAGAAGATGTGCACAATCAAGTATAACAACTAAAACTGAGGCTTAATTAGGCTGATTAACATTGAAATTTTAGGGTTTATATGCCCTTAaaacttgttaggaatatgttgtgtacttgatgataagctaaacaaaataccttagtagatttaacttagtgaattttgtagcacccgacggatgatcaattatagtcccggcggatgaaccaatatagtcccgacgaatgactaattgatatccgccgggtgagtagcttatgtaacaataggtaatgtaacacatttctgcaaacaactttgtgtagattctgtagtagcatatgagtcatgttgactactagtagatatgcagaataggttgattaattgtaaatataagatgtcttataattctgcataagtgaaatggagttaagtgtcaaatagctacccgacggatgatcaacaaagctacccgacagatgagcaataaagctacccgacggataacaagaaagtacccgacggatgatcaattcaaatatctgttgacagtgacaacacagtcacatgcgttgggtgtttgcaaaaggaatgtggcagcctgtttagcaggaaaatgagaacaaagaagcattaccatttcaatgctattatgaagatattcaaagatgctggaatagagtagtgaagcagcatggagttagacttgatatgttttattttattatcctgtcttattaccatgtaaacttggtgatatataaaccaagtgtagttAGTAGAACTAATAACTAAGCAAACaaattttagaagagaaatagaaaaagctgtaactgttaagaatttctctgtagtttgtttgttcacttgtaaaagcagctgtgagctattcaagcttcacagggttctctcgatatatatatatatgtatgtatatatatatatatatatttggtggatACATTCGAATCCAACAAAaaattttaaagacttgtgtttttattacttgtattttgatttatataattctttcattcctcactttgcaaatcaaacacttatatattattgagttagaatagttttaaaaatctcaaaaagaagccataattacattcaaccccccttctgtaattcttgttgtattgttatggaataacaattggtatcagagaaagctcttgaagtacaaagagtttaaagatcacaacaaacaacaagatgaacaagaaggatgttggagttaagattccatttctggacaaagaaagttatcaccactgaaaggtgaagatgcacctacatcttctttctcaagatgaggcctatatggattgcatagagagaggtcctcatgtaataatgagagctgtaacagggaatgaaccatctgttcccaagcctaggcataaatggtcagatcctgatattgagcaagtca from Apium graveolens cultivar Ventura chromosome 5, ASM990537v1, whole genome shotgun sequence includes the following:
- the LOC141660071 gene encoding uncharacterized protein LOC141660071, with the translated sequence MEELCSKLNFEGFIAVEPQEKSGGIAMFWQDAEKVTLLSFSKNHIDILINMGDNKEWRLIGIYGEPSRTQRFKTWELLRNLSRDANLPWCLIGDFNNVTSQDDKRGAAYPNNLIEGFNECLLDVELHDLDIIGHQYTWERGKSTENWIEIQLDRVFVNMQWSMLYQMAKVYNLEGSLLGTKHIIKDQWEEDIHYSVSQKVKKCADSLDIWGREITSCFGKRIKECKIKLNALRQK